In the genome of Bremerella sp. P1, the window GTACCTCTTCCACGATGAGAGCGAAGCGGCCCACGCAACCTGGCATCACGAGGTCTCGCATCAGCTGTTTCAAGAGTATCGCTCGGCCTCGAAAGAGGTGGGGCTGAACTTCAACTTCTGGGCGATCGAAGGCGTGGCGATGTACATGGAGTCGCTCCGCATCTTTGACGGGTACGTCACGCTAGGTGGCGTAGATGCTTCGCGATTGCAGTTTGCTCGAAATCGGTACTTCACCGGCGGGTTCCATCTGCCGATCGAGGAACTGGCGGGCATGAGCCGAGATGACCTCCAGAAGAGCCCTGACATCGGGGCGATCTATAGCCAGTCGGCTGGCGTCGCGCAGATGTTTCTCGACTACCCACCGAGCGCCACCCAATGGCGCGAACCGTTTATTGATTACTTGAAAGAGATCTACCTGGGACGCGATCGAGCTCATTCACTAAATGAGACCGTGAAGGACTCATCAGCGGTCGGTTACGACGGGGTCTATCGAGAGTTTCTCACGGTCAGCGACCAAGATATCCTGGCGCTGCCTGAAAGTGCCCCGACCACCGACCTGGTACTCGCTACGATGGATGGGATTACGGATGCGGCCCTGTCCCGCATCGGTACGTTTGAAAAGCTGCGTTGGCTGGACCTCACCAAGACCGAGATCACCGATAGCGGCGTTGCCCATCTGACACGCTGCCGATCGCTGCGTGACTTGAGTATTGCTACCACGCGGATCAGCAATGACAGCTTGGCCACCGTGGGTAAGCTGAGCACGCTGGAAGAACTTGACATCAGTGGTACGCCGGTCACCGATGCCGGCCTTGCTCATCTGCGCGGGCTATCAAAATTGAAGGTCCTACGGTTGGCGGTCACACAGGTTGGTGACGAAGGTCTGCTGCAGCTTGCCCGGCTAAAAAACCTGGAGATGATCGATGCCCGGCAGACGCAGGTCACGCCGCAGGGGATCGAGCGTTTGAAGCAATCGTTGCCGAAGGTGGTGGTTCACCACTAAGCAGACCTTTAAAATCGAGTGCTCCTCCACTTCCCTTCCTTCCTGCTGGAGCCGCACCGATGTCTGCCCCTCGTCCCTGGAAACTTTCTGAAGTTAACTACGGCCACGTTAAGAACACCCAGTACGAAGTCGCCGTGCTTCCCCTGGGCGCGACCGAGCCGCACAATCTTCACTTGCCGTATGGAACGGACGATTACGAAGGAACTCAGATCGGCGAGCGGATCTGCGAAGCGGCCCACAACCAAGGCGCGAAGGTTATTCTCTTGCCGACGATGCCGTACGGGACCGAGACCAACATGCGGCAGTTTCCACTGGCGATGAATGTTGACCCGTCAACGCTGTTTGCCGTGGTTACGGACCTTATCCAATCGCTGGTGCAAAGTGGGATCAAGAAGGTCGTTTTGCTGAACAGCCACGGAGGGAACGAGATGAAACCGCTGCTGCGTGAGCTGTATGGAAAAACGGAAGCCCATGTTTTCCTGTGCAACTGGTTTAAGGCATTCAGCGACGAGGAATACCATGAGATCTTCACCCACAAGGAAGATCACGCCGGCGAAATGGAAACCTCGATGATTTTGGCGTACCGCCCCGAGCTGGTCGCCCGACGACCAGATGGATCGTTTGACGCTGACTCCGGAGCGACCAGGCCCATGCAGATGGAGGCCTTGGAGAACGGCTGGGTTTCGATCACCCGCCCCTGGCACTTGCTGACCACCAACAGCGGCTCAGGCAATCCCCACGAGGCGACGGCCGAAAAAGGAGACCGATTAATGGAGCTTTTGGTGAACCGCCTGGCCCCGTTCCTGGTCCAGCTTTCCAACGCCCAGGCAGACGAGAAGTTCCCGTTTATCGTTGAGTAGTCGACGTAAACCATGAAAATTGCTGGTCTTGCAGAAATCAGCGGGGCCGGCCGATTGACGAAAGCCGAGGCGGCATTTAAGATAAGTCGCTTCGATTGTGGTGGGTATAGCTCAGTTGGTTAGAGCACTGGATTGTGGTTCCAGGGGTCGTGGGTTCGAATCCCTCTATCCACCCTTAATTACGGCCGGAATACCTCCGGCCTTGATTTTTGGGTGTACTGTACAGATAGGTATAGCTAAATCCGGTCATTCGTCAGCTTACGGAGAGTGGCAGATGCACAACCTACGTGACGCTATCACATTCACTCAGGCCTCGAAAATCTTGGGGGTAACCCGATATAGAGTATGGCAGCTCGTCAATGAAGGGAAGTTGAACGGACATAAAGTCAACAGTCACTTGACGCTATACGAGCGTTCAGACGTGATTGCTCTGGCCTACGAAATTCAGAACGGAACCCGCAGAACTCACCCAGTCAGATCAGCGAAGCCAGACATTAATTCTACCGAAAAAGCAATCAAGATAGACGACGGTATCAGCACAGCAGAAGCAGCAGAAATAATGAGTCTATCATCCGCTGAGTACGTGTGTCGCCTAGCACGCGAAGGCAAAATAAAGGGCCAGAAGATGCACGGTCGGGGCTGGGTCATCAGTCGAAAAAGTGCCGAGGAATTCCGGGACAGGAATAGTACTTAGTCGCGAGTTGTCCCTTATGTGGGCCTAGGCCGCATTTTAACGCTAAGGCAAATCTTCCCGTATCTTACAGACACGTTTACTAGTGTCAGCTTCGAGAACACCCATGAACCATCCGAGTGATCAACTTCGACCAGGTCGTTATCGCCACTACAAGGGCCCTATGTACGTCGTGCTGGGCGTTGCACGGCATAGCGAGACCGAAGAGCCGGTGGTGGTCTACCGCAAGGATTACGGCGATAAGAGCCTGTGGGTGCGTCCCCTGGCGATGTTCGTCGAGTCGGTCACGGTCGATGGGCAGGAAATGCCTCGGTTTGAATACCTGGGACCCGAGGCCTTTTAGGCACCTCCGCTTCAGGCATATCCTTTCCCCAGCGACTGGCGCATGAAAAAAGCCTGAGATCGTGTGATCCCAGGCTTTTGAGGTTTATCGAGTCAGGCGAAGGCCGAAGTTAGCTTCCGCAGGTGCTGCAACCGCCGCAGCTGCTGCATGGCGAACCACAAGCAGGAACCTGGATGGTCTTAGGAACCATCTTGCAGACGGCAACTTCAACTTCTTCGGTCACGGTGTGTGGAACCATGACGGTGTAGGTGCAAACCTTGTCTTCGTACACGTTCTTGTAGGTCGTCACTGGGACTTCCTTGGTACGAGTTTCCGTGTTGCAGACCATGTACTTAACTTCCTTGGTCTTGGTTTCAGGAACCATCGTGCACACCTTGTAGGTGTACTCTTGTTCCTGTGGAACGCACTCGGTGTACTGCACTTCCTTCTGCTTGGTTTCGGTCACGTAGTTGCAAACCTGGTAGGTGTACTCACGCGTTTCCGGAACACATTCGGTGTACGAGACTTCTTTCTGCTTGGTCTCGGTCACGTAGTTGCAGACCTGGTAGGTGTATTCACGAGTTTCGGGAACACAAACCTTGTGCTTGACTTCCTTGGTCAGCGTTTCAGGAACCATCTTGCACACTTGGTAGGTGTACTCTTTGGTTTCTGGACGGCAGACCATGTGCTTGACTTCCTTCTGCTTGGTCTCGGTGACCATGTTGCAGACCTTGTAAGTCTGGGTACGTTCTTCCGGCTTCATGACGCACACGGTGTAGGTGTACGGCACTTCTTCGGTAACCGGCTTCATGACCGTGCATTCGTAGGCTTCTTCGACAACGTTAGGAACCCAAACCTTGCAGGTCGTTGGGCAACCACAGCAGTCGGTGCTGCACTTGGTCTGCCAGCAGCCACGATCAACGCAGCGCGTCTTGGTAATGGTTTCAGGAACCATCTTGCAAACGGTCTTGGTACCGGAGCGTTCTTCCTGGTGAGGAACCATCACGGTGCAGGTCTTGGTCTTGGTTTCCCAGACTGGCTTGCTAACCGTGTAGTCGACGACCTTGGTTTCCCAATCTTGAACCATGACGGTCTTGGTACCGGTCTTGGTTTCGTAGACTGGCTTGCAGACGGTGTATTCAACCAGCTTGGTTTCCCAAGTCGGAACCATCACGGTCTTCGTGCCAGTCTTGGTTTCGTAGACAGGCTTCTTGACACAGTAGTCAACCATCTTCGTCTTGGTTACAGGAACCATAACGGTCTTGGTACCAGTCTTGGTTTCGTAGACTGGCTTCTTGACACAGTAATCGACCATCTTCGTCTTGGTTACGGGAACCATGACGGTCTTGGTAGCCGTCTTGGTTTCGTAAACAGGCTTGCACACGGTGTATTCAACGACCTTGGTTTCCCAAGACGGAACGCTCACGGTGTACTCTTTGGTGACGTAGCTCGTTTCAGGAACGCGCTTGCACACCTTGTAAGTCTTTTCTCGCGTTTCAGGCTTACAAACGGTCTTGGTGACGGTGCGAGTTTCCATCACAGTGGTCGGAACCATCACGGTCTTTTCGACCATTTCGACAGGTGCAGCTTCGCCGCACGAAGAACAGGATGCTGTACCACAACCGGTGTCACAGCTGGTTACACATGGCGAAGCACAGCTTGTTCGGCAGTGCCGCCGGCCCGCTTCCGCGATTTGCGGAATGCTTAAGAAGGCCATCGCTAGAACTAAAACAACACGGAGCATTTTCAATCTTTCCCCCAGAAACTTTCTGAAAACAAGTAGGCCTAAAGGGTGTCTCACCCGACACCTCTTCAACAGTAGGTTATTCATCAGCTTTAACTGGCAAAGTTCGATTTTAACGGCTGCGATGACCAGGATAAATTAGGTTCTTGTGTATTTTGGGCAAAATATATAATCGCTATACACATCCAACCTGAGGGAGGGGCAGATTCGCAAGTTGCGGGGTGTTATTAACAATGCATACGAATTGTCCCTCGCTCGTCTGCCCGATTGAGGATCTTCAACGGTGCGTGCCAAACGAACATGCTGCCTCATCATTTCCGCGCTCGGTCTTCTGGCCGCGGCCGGTGGCATTACTGCATCCGTCGTGCCAACATTGCTTCCAAGTCCAGCAATGACAACGATTTTTGCAATCTTGGCCATCGCCATTAGCGTGACCGCCCTGGTGGCATTAAGACACAGCGAAGACGACGCAAACCCGAATGTAAGTCATCTCACACAAGAGAATCTGCAGCTCAAGCTCGAGCTGGAAACGCTCCGCGACCTGCATGCTCAGCTATTGGAAGATAAAGCGTTTCTGCAGTTTATGCGGGCGGATCAGGATCACGAGCGACAACTCCTGGCCCTCGATCTACATGATTTGAGTTTGCCGAATCTGACGTCTGCGTTATTTCAGATGGAAGCTCTTCATCAACGACTCGACGGCATGGACGACTCGCTCGAAGCCACAATCGACCTGCTTCGCGAAAGCTTGTATCAAACGCGACGCGTCATGAACTGCATGTCGCCCACGCTCGTTCAAGACGAAGGAGTTGTCGCCAGCTTGCAGCGTTTGGCCGAACACTTGGAAGCAACGGTTGAAAGCGTACGGTTTCATCACGATGTCGAATTCGATCGCCTCGCTCCCCTGTGCGAATGCGCCCTGATTCAACTCGTTCGCGAAGCGTTCGATCAGATCCGCCGCAATCGATTCGCCCAGAACGTGGAAGTGGAACTGATCCAAGAGGACGACCGGCTTCAGCTGAGCATTTCCGATGACGGTCACGGCGACTTGGCCGACAGTCCGCGGATTCAGGATTGCCTGGAGATTCTGTCAGGCCACCAGGCAGCCACCCACCCGCAAGCGCCTGGACAGATCATGCGGGTAGAGTTTTCCGTCACCGATTTGATTCAATCGGACACGATCAAGGAAAAATCGCGAGCATTCAGTTGATCTGCATCTTAAAGATCGGCTAAGCAGTTATACTGGTAGTCAATTGCCTGCCCCGGTTTTGCTCCTTCGATTCCCCTGCTCTCTTGTTATCATGCGCGTCGCCCTTTTCGTTCCTTGCTATATCGATCAACTCTACCCGCGCGTTGCCATGGCCACATTAGAGCTGCTGGAGCAACTGGGAGTCGACGTTGATTTTCCGGAAGCCCAAACATGCTGTGGGCAGCCCATGCTCAATAGCGGCTGCGACACCGATGCCTTGCCGTTGGCCCAGCGGTTTGTCGAAATCTTCTCTGGCTACGACGCCATCGTTTGTCCCAGTGGTAGCTGCGTGTCGATGGTGAAGAACCACTACGACCACCTGCTGCACAACGACGAGAAGTACGACACCATTCGCACGCAGGTCTACGAACTGTGCGAGTTCCTGGTCGACGTGCTGAAGGTTGAATCGCTGCCGGTCAAGTTTCCTTACAAGGTGGGCCTGCATTCAAGCTGCCACGGCTTGCGTGAACTTCGCCTGGCCAGCGATAGCGAACTGAACGCACCTGAGTTCAATAAGCCGCGTCAACTGCTCGCGCTGTTGGATGGTGTCGAGTTTGCCGAACTGAAACGAAAAGACGAGTGCTGTGGCTTTGGTGGCACGTTTGCGGTTTCTGAAGAAGCGGTCAGCTGCACGATGGGCCGCGACCGGATCGCCGACCATCTTCAGGCCGGCACCCAGGTTCTCACCGCTGGCGACATGTCCTGCTTGATGCACCTGGCAGGTCTGATCAAACGCGAGAAGCAGCCCATCCGCGTCATGCATATAGCCGAGATCCTCGCCGGATACGAGGTACCCCAATGAGCGCCATAAAAAGCTACGATCACCCAACCAACGCCAACCAGTTCAACAAAGACCAGGAACGTACCCATTGGCATGATTCGTCGCTGTGGTTCATCCGCGAAAAGCGCGACCGCATGTCAAAGAGCTTGCCCGAATGGGAAACGCTTCGCTCGTGTGCTTCTCAAATCAAAGCCCACACCGTCAGCAAGCTGGCCGACTACCTGGAAGAGTTTGAGAAGAACGCGACAGCCCGCGGGGTGACCGTCCACTGGGCGAAAGACGCCGAAGAACACAATCGCATCGTGCTCGAGATTCTACAAAAGCACGAAGCCAAGCGGATCGTTAAGTCGAAGTCGATGCTGACCGAAGAGTGCCACTTGAATCCGTGGCTCGAGAAGCATGGCATCGAAGTGGTCGATACCGACCTGGGAGAGCGCATCGTTCAACTGCGGGAAGAACCACCTTCGCACATCGTGATGCCGGCCATTCACCTGAAGAAGGAAGATGTCAGCAACACGTTCCACGAACACCTGCATACCGAACAAGGCAATCACGATCCGAACTACCTGACCGAGTCGGCACGCCAGCACTTGCGGCAGAAGTTTTGCCAGGCCGACGTCGGCATCACGGGGGTCAACTTTGCCATCGCGGAAACCGGCGGCTTTGTGGTCTGCACCAATGAGGGCAACGCCGACCTGGGTGTTTCGCTGCCGAAGGTTCACATTGCCTGCATGGGCATCGAGAAGCTGATTCCCAAAGTGGACCACCTCAGTATCTTCCTGCGACTGCTGGCCCGCAGCGCGACCGGACAGCCGATCACGACGTACTCTTCGCACTTCCATGGTCCCGTGGAAGGAGGCGAACTGCATATCGTGCTGGTCGACAACGGCCGCAGCAAAATCATGAACAGCGACGACTACCGAAATTCGCTCAAGTGCATTCGGTGTGGTGCGTGTATGAATACGTGCCCCGTCTATCGTCGCAGTGGCGGCCACAGCTACGCGGCAACCGTCCCCGGACCGATTGGTTCGATCCTCAATCCGCTACGCGATGCGAAACATCACAAGACGCTGCCGTTTGCCTGTACGCTGTGCGGCAGCTGCAGCGATGTCTGCCCGGTGAAGATCAACCTGCACGAACAGCTGCTCACGCTTCGCACCGAAGTGAAGAATCAAAAGCAGTTGCCGATGTCGAAGACGATGCCGATGCGGATCGCGTCGTACGTCTTCCAGCGGCCCAAGCTGTATGCATGGCTGGGGGGCGTCGGTAAGTTCTTCCTGCGAACGATGCCGCGGTTCCTGATCTACAACTCGCTGAATCCCTGGGGACGTAATCGCGAGATGCCGGAGGCTCCGCCGGAAAGTTTCCGCAAGCAGTACGCCCAACGAGCGAAGAAGAAAAGCGACAACTGATG includes:
- a CDS encoding DUF1653 domain-containing protein gives rise to the protein MNHPSDQLRPGRYRHYKGPMYVVLGVARHSETEEPVVVYRKDYGDKSLWVRPLAMFVESVTVDGQEMPRFEYLGPEAF
- a CDS encoding creatininase family protein is translated as MSAPRPWKLSEVNYGHVKNTQYEVAVLPLGATEPHNLHLPYGTDDYEGTQIGERICEAAHNQGAKVILLPTMPYGTETNMRQFPLAMNVDPSTLFAVVTDLIQSLVQSGIKKVVLLNSHGGNEMKPLLRELYGKTEAHVFLCNWFKAFSDEEYHEIFTHKEDHAGEMETSMILAYRPELVARRPDGSFDADSGATRPMQMEALENGWVSITRPWHLLTTNSGSGNPHEATAEKGDRLMELLVNRLAPFLVQLSNAQADEKFPFIVE
- a CDS encoding LutB/LldF family L-lactate oxidation iron-sulfur protein, producing the protein MSAIKSYDHPTNANQFNKDQERTHWHDSSLWFIREKRDRMSKSLPEWETLRSCASQIKAHTVSKLADYLEEFEKNATARGVTVHWAKDAEEHNRIVLEILQKHEAKRIVKSKSMLTEECHLNPWLEKHGIEVVDTDLGERIVQLREEPPSHIVMPAIHLKKEDVSNTFHEHLHTEQGNHDPNYLTESARQHLRQKFCQADVGITGVNFAIAETGGFVVCTNEGNADLGVSLPKVHIACMGIEKLIPKVDHLSIFLRLLARSATGQPITTYSSHFHGPVEGGELHIVLVDNGRSKIMNSDDYRNSLKCIRCGACMNTCPVYRRSGGHSYAATVPGPIGSILNPLRDAKHHKTLPFACTLCGSCSDVCPVKINLHEQLLTLRTEVKNQKQLPMSKTMPMRIASYVFQRPKLYAWLGGVGKFFLRTMPRFLIYNSLNPWGRNREMPEAPPESFRKQYAQRAKKKSDN
- a CDS encoding (Fe-S)-binding protein; this encodes MRVALFVPCYIDQLYPRVAMATLELLEQLGVDVDFPEAQTCCGQPMLNSGCDTDALPLAQRFVEIFSGYDAIVCPSGSCVSMVKNHYDHLLHNDEKYDTIRTQVYELCEFLVDVLKVESLPVKFPYKVGLHSSCHGLRELRLASDSELNAPEFNKPRQLLALLDGVEFAELKRKDECCGFGGTFAVSEEAVSCTMGRDRIADHLQAGTQVLTAGDMSCLMHLAGLIKREKQPIRVMHIAEILAGYEVPQ
- a CDS encoding sensor histidine kinase, which produces MTTIFAILAIAISVTALVALRHSEDDANPNVSHLTQENLQLKLELETLRDLHAQLLEDKAFLQFMRADQDHERQLLALDLHDLSLPNLTSALFQMEALHQRLDGMDDSLEATIDLLRESLYQTRRVMNCMSPTLVQDEGVVASLQRLAEHLEATVESVRFHHDVEFDRLAPLCECALIQLVREAFDQIRRNRFAQNVEVELIQEDDRLQLSISDDGHGDLADSPRIQDCLEILSGHQAATHPQAPGQIMRVEFSVTDLIQSDTIKEKSRAFS